AGGGCGGCACGCTTGATCATGCCGCCGCTGAGCTCGCCCGGAAACTTGCCGGCCGCATCCGCCGGCAGACCGGCCTGCCCCAGGCGCAGCATACCCAACTCGCGACGATCGCCCAGCGACAAGCCGGTGTATTCCGCCAACGGCAGGCAGACATTGTCGAGCACGCTCAGGCCCGTGAACAGCGCGCCCTGCTGAAACAGGATGCCGATGCGGCGGCGAAGTGCCCGCAAGCCGCCCGCGCCCAGACGCGCCGCATCCTGCCCCAGCACGGTCAGCCGCCCGCCGGCCGGCGGCTGCAGCAGACTCAGCGTGCGCAGCAACACCGTCTTGCCGGAGCCCGAGCCACCCACCACCGCCAGCACCTCACCGCGGCGCACCGTCAGGTTCAGGTCGCGATGCAGCACTCGCCCGCCAGCCAGCGTGGTCAGGGCTTCGGCCTCGATGGCCAGGGCCTCGCTCACAGGCCCAGCACCTGAAACACCA
This DNA window, taken from Immundisolibacter sp., encodes the following:
- a CDS encoding ATP-binding cassette domain-containing protein; translated protein: MSEALAIEAEALTTLAGGRVLHRDLNLTVRRGEVLAVVGGSGSGKTVLLRTLSLLQPPAGGRLTVLGQDAARLGAGGLRALRRRIGILFQQGALFTGLSVLDNVCLPLAEYTGLSLGDRRELGMLRLGQAGLPADAAGKFPGELSGGMIKRAALARALALDPELLFLDEPSAGLDPVTAAGLDELLGDLRELLGLTVLMVTHDLDSIARVSDRVAFLGRGALLAVAPVAELAASQEPEIHAYFAASPRDFGKPTCRPA